A window from Hemicordylus capensis ecotype Gifberg chromosome 2, rHemCap1.1.pri, whole genome shotgun sequence encodes these proteins:
- the THEG gene encoding testicular haploid expressed gene protein isoform X1, with product MASESDQKTEDRIAMLAKPKVCHQIIFDRPTVYWTDKLPSSVYHRFTIPVLTPRQEALSRCKMVNVYYQEDRRPLRPVTSAALRAEATPRLKELAQPRSCTDVWELNRPLYPLVSKGALSAIPSERILALAKPKQLPTPSSKPHRKGLHGPIARIARFDDLAKPRTYTFDVRNPYKISKAALEYVASPRILEISRPARVRAKVAPH from the exons ATGGCTTCAGAATCAGATCAGAAGACAGAAGATCGCATCGCCATGCTTGCCAAACCAAAAGTCTGCCACCAAATCATCTTCGACAG GCCTACAGTTTACTGGACAGATAAACTGCCCTCTTCGGTGTATCATCGATTCACCATTCCAG TCTTGACTCCCCGACAGGAGGCTCTGTCCCGATGCAAAATGGTGAATGTGTACTACCAGGAAGACAG GAGGCCCCTGCGGCCCGTGACAAGTGCAGCTCTGAGAGCAGAGGCAACGCCCAGACTGAAGGAACTGGCACAGCCCCGATCTTGCACGGACGTCTGGGAGTTAAACCGTCCCCTTTACCCCTTG GTGAGTAAAGGAGCACTGTCTGCCATTCCCTCCGAAAGAATCCTTGCTCTGGCCAAACCGAAGCAACTGCCGACCCCTTCCAGCA AGCCACACAGAAAAGGCTTGCATGGGCCCATTGCTAGGATTGCAAGGTTCGATGACCTCGCCAAACCCCGGACATACACTTTTGATGTGCGTAATCCATATAAGATTTCCAAGGCTGCTCTTGAATACGTCGCCAGCCCTCGCATTCTTGAAATAAGCCGTCCGGCAAGAGTGAGAGCGAAAGTGGCTCCTCATTGA
- the THEG gene encoding testicular haploid expressed gene protein isoform X2, translating into MPTVYWTDKLPSSVYHRFTIPVLTPRQEALSRCKMVNVYYQEDRRPLRPVTSAALRAEATPRLKELAQPRSCTDVWELNRPLYPLVSKGALSAIPSERILALAKPKQLPTPSSKPHRKGLHGPIARIARFDDLAKPRTYTFDVRNPYKISKAALEYVASPRILEISRPARVRAKVAPH; encoded by the exons AT GCCTACAGTTTACTGGACAGATAAACTGCCCTCTTCGGTGTATCATCGATTCACCATTCCAG TCTTGACTCCCCGACAGGAGGCTCTGTCCCGATGCAAAATGGTGAATGTGTACTACCAGGAAGACAG GAGGCCCCTGCGGCCCGTGACAAGTGCAGCTCTGAGAGCAGAGGCAACGCCCAGACTGAAGGAACTGGCACAGCCCCGATCTTGCACGGACGTCTGGGAGTTAAACCGTCCCCTTTACCCCTTG GTGAGTAAAGGAGCACTGTCTGCCATTCCCTCCGAAAGAATCCTTGCTCTGGCCAAACCGAAGCAACTGCCGACCCCTTCCAGCA AGCCACACAGAAAAGGCTTGCATGGGCCCATTGCTAGGATTGCAAGGTTCGATGACCTCGCCAAACCCCGGACATACACTTTTGATGTGCGTAATCCATATAAGATTTCCAAGGCTGCTCTTGAATACGTCGCCAGCCCTCGCATTCTTGAAATAAGCCGTCCGGCAAGAGTGAGAGCGAAAGTGGCTCCTCATTGA